From the genome of Xylocopilactobacillus apis:
CCGTCATCATACTTCCCGGTAGTAAATTCAGCATTATCTTTCGCAAAAGGCAAAGCAGTAGAGATGACCGTACTGTAAGGATTACGGTAAGACTTGAAGACCATGTTGTTTAAAGGTGCTTCATAGGTAAAGCTCTTCTTGATTGACTTACCGGTTGTGTCAGTAAATGAACCGTTAGCTGCAACCTTATCCTTAATCTGCTGTTCCGTTGTACCCGTAAAAGGAGCAGTCCCGAAGATGCCGTGAGTACTGTCCCAAGCTTCACGGACCATGAATGGAGAAGCAGCATCTTTCTTGCCGTCCTTTGGCTCAAAAGCATGAACAACATTACCAAGCTGATTTTCCGCAGATGTTGGATCTAAAGTAATTGATTCTGCATCTCCACCCCCAAACGTTGAAGCTGTGTCTGGTCCTCCAAATGGATAGGTGGGCACTTCATAGTAATTATTAGTTTTATCATATTTTGCCTGATCTTTATTAATAGCGTCATTAACACCAAGACCATTAACTCCGGCACCTAAAGAAGTATTAACATCATAAGCAGGCCAAAAGTTTACAGTATTTGGAAGTCCATGCCCGAATTTATCAGTATCCATATGACTGGCCCCGATCGGCGTATCAATCCCATCTGCACTAGTATCAGCCTGATTAGGGATCCTTTTAGCTACGGTATTGTCATAATCTTGGCCAATCCCATCATTTCCAGTAGAGTTAGTGTCAAGCGGGGTATGAAGAAGCTTGTTGCTGAAATCAGTCTTCAGCCCAGCCTGAGATCCATCTTCTTTTTGTCTCGGATCAGCGACCGCAAGGTAGTTATTAACACCTTCAGCTTTTAAAACTGTATCGCTCGAAACAGGATCAATATAGCTAAAATTATCATTGTTAACAGGCGTCAGATTATCGTTAGTTGCTGCAAATTTATCAACATCATTAGTTCCAACAGTTCCTTTAGGATTAAACTGGACGTTGTAAGAGTTATCCTTAGTAGACAAGCTGCCGGAAGGGTGAGTACTAAATTCATCGCCATGAATAGCCTTCATCGGAGCAACGTTGCGGATAGAGAAGTTGCTTTGGTATTGAAGCTGATAAATCTTCTTGGCAATGACATCAGCGCTCGTCCCGCGCGGCACGACGATCGTCCCATCACCAGATTTGGGATCAACCCAAGCAGTCGACCCACCACCGGTGAGCTGAAACTTCTGATCATCGGTCAAGCCATTTCTAAGATTGGTGGTCTGATTAAAGGCCCCGTTGGTAGAGTCCCCTAACCGCGACAAGCCTTTAGAATTAGCTTCAGCTTTCTCAGACTCAGGAATATATTTAGTGCCCCAAGTACCGGAAAATGCGGGCGACTTATCGATTCTGTTCTCTAACAAAACCTTATCAGGCAGCTGATTAAAAGTCTTGTTGTTAAGTTTAAAAACGGCAGTCGCTTTTTTACCAGTAGCTTTGCTCTGGGCAACGATCGTAATGGAAGAAGTCGTTTCGCGAATAATATTTTCCGTATTTTGCGAAACGTTATCATAGCCATTAATATAAAGCTGCGCATAGGCATCATCAGGATTGCCAAAGAAGGCAGTACCTAAAACGTCAGAGATATTAACGCCGTCTTTAGACTGCGGAATTTGGCGGATGATATCTCTCGGAGTTTCGCCAGTATCAGCGAATTTATCCTCATTAGGATCAAAATTCCCAACTTGTATTCCATCAGGCGATTCAAAGCCTTGTTTAAGATAAGCACCTTTCCAACCCGAGCATTTTTGAATGCTAGGATCTGGGAGATAAAGCCAAGAGCGAGGTTATATTTATCGTAAGTATCTTTATAACTTTGATTAGCATTATCGCCGGTAGTATCATTAAAAAGAATTTTCCGAGCGTCAGAAGTAGAGTCATTGGTAGCGATCGATAGATCGACTAATTGTTTAACTAATAGAGACGCATTAATATTTTTACTGCTGGCAAAACGCTGAGCGGGGTACCAGTCGACTGAACCGTCACTAGGTCCAGCGTTTTGAAGTAGCTGGTCATATTCACTTAAATTAGGGTTATCAACATCGTAATCCCAATTATTACCGTCAGCGTGAACATTAACTGCCTGAGCAGCAGCGGTAAAAGCACTAGAGATAGGAGACAGCAGCAGAAGAGCTGTACTCGCTACTCCAGCAAATTTGAATTTATGATTTGCTTTCATAATTCTCCCTTTCAATCTTTTTGGTCATTTATGATTATAACTCAAAATATTTTTGAGAAACCAAAATATGTACCAATATCAATACTGTAACATATTTGCAACAGTAATGGTAATTTTTATTGTAAAGGGCATATAACCACGCAAAAAAAAGATCACCTATTTCTTAGTGATCTTCAATGTTTAATTTGGAATTTAGTTTTTATAGTTAGTTTGCTGGAACGACTTCTGTTTCTGTCGTTTCAACATATTTTGCAGATACGGGTGTCTTATAAAGAAGATTTCCGTCTTTGTCCTTAAATAAATCTAGAGCAGCAAGATCTTCCATTGCTTTTGCAACGGTCTCACGAGATAAATTATCGTTCACATAAGTGAAACTCATACTTGTGTTCTTGCCAGCTTCATTTTTAAACTTCAATTGTAATACTTTTGCCATTTGACTCCTCCTTAAAATTCCTTTGTTTCAACAGCTCTAACTTGTTCGAGACTAGCGTTTGGTGAAAGACTAGCGACAACTTGTCCTAACTTTTGTGCCTTTACATCGTCAACTCCTGCAACGACATTAGAAAAAGTTTTAGTTTTTCTATCTGCTCCTTTAACCAAAGTTACCTGTAAATTAGTTTTTAAAACCTTAGACATTTCAATACTCCTTCTGTTTTATTTTCGTAAGATGACTCGGCCGCTGCCTCTTACACTATATATATCGTATGAACTACCGAAAACTTTAGCCCTAAAATAAAAAAATTCAGCTTACGCTGAACACATTTAATATGAAGAAACACGTCCGTTATTTGAATGCTTCCGAGCTTTTAATTAATCCAATCATAAAAAATAAGATTTCTAGGTTTTTGATAAATTTTTTTTTAAAAGGTAAATAAAAAGAACCCTAACGGGATGTTAGAATCGGGTTAAAGACAATTTTTCACAACTGAAAGGATTTATTAATGAATTGGAAAAAAGCAAAGCTGCCATTAATTTTCATCGTGGGATTTATGGTATTGTTTGCCTTTAGTAGTATCATGCCTAGAGAAAACAGTCGTGCTGATAATTTAACGTCATCAAATAACTCAAGCAAAACTTCAGCCAATTCAGCTAAATCTTTGTCACAAAAGGGTAAATTAATGCCTCAGGGACGAAGCGGCGTTAGTCCTCAAACTCTTGGAACAGTTGTCAAAACTAACGATTTTCGCCTCAAAGTTGATAATCAGATCAATGTTTCTAATCAGCCATTTGAGGTTTTAGACTGGGACAGTGTCCCTGATATTTCTGATGGTTACGTGATTCAACGAACTAATGACTCAACTCTGCCAACCAATGATGCTTTATGGCAAATTCCGCCCACTAATTACGGTAAACACATAACGATTCTTAATGTCTACCCCGATAACTGTAATTACCTTCAGACTTGGATGAATCAAATTGATCCTGGTACGGGGCAGCCTGTTTCGATGGGGTTAATTAACGTTGTGCCAGTGTCTTTCGCTGATTTTAACAGTAATCCCAATCAGTACTTAAAAGACGCAGCAGGAAATTATCAGTATGACGGTGTCTATTTCGGTTCTGAAGATGGTAACGGGGGGAATGGACCTAACAACGATTTGAACGCAACTTCGTATGCAGCAACAGTTGCTTACGGTCAAACTGGACGTTCAATTATCTTGGGGCACGATACAGTATATTATCCTCATACATATTTAGCTCAATTTGGTCCTAGTCTAGGATTAAAAATATTGCCAGGATATCCCAGCAGTGGGGGAAACGTTGGGTTAGGCTCAACTAAAGTTAAATTTTCAATGGATGGATTTTTAAATCAATACCCATATAAATTTACGTTAGATCAGACATTGGAAATCAAATTCTCGCATTCGTCCGGCCAATACTATTTATATCAAGGCGGGGCACAAAAGTGGATGGAATACGAACCGCCGTTTTCTTTTGCTGGAGAAGCGAAAGATATTAATTATCTTGATGAAAATAATAATCAAGTACCTGGTGATGATGGGCATCGAATTGCTGATAATAATTTCTATCTCGTTACCAAAAACAATTATGCGATGATCCAAACTGGTCATTCGATTTTCAACGGGATGAGTGCCTGTACACCTGATGAAGCAAAGATTATTGCTAATATGATTTACTATACCAGCACCCTAAATATGACCACTCATGGTGAGGACCATACAGTTAAAGACAGTGCCGCGCCGGAAAAGCCGACGACAACAGTAACAACCGATAATGATAAAGCAACTATTACGATTAAGGCCGCTGATCTGGGAACAGATTATTTTTACCGAGTAAAAGCCAAAACAGCAAGTGCCACTAAATACTCAGACGTGGTTAAATCGACGATCACCAGCGGTTTAAAAGGATATGTTTATCAAATTGACAATAATCCTAATGGTGTAGTAACTCCAATCAAAGATGTAAATGGCGAGGTCTCTAATCTTAATTTAATGCCGGATGGGACTGGGTCGGGAACGGTTAATGTAAACCGCGCCGACGGGATTAACAAGTATCTGCATGTGATCGCAGTAGACAAAAACAATAATTTTGATCCTGCTAAAATGCAGACGATTAATTTGAGTGATTATCTTTGGTGGAACGTTGATAGTAATAATGTTTTAACAATCTATCCTCACGAACTTAACTGGGATCGAGATCATGTCAATTGGGTTGATACTAGCGGTTATACTCAACAGGATTGGCCATGGTATCCAAAACATAGTGTACTCAATACAGAAATAGTTAAAGCAATAATTTCACCCGGAGTTACAGCAAGAGGATCGTTAATCAAACTGTTTTCACCATTACGCAAAATGACATCTATTGAAGGACTAGAAATGCTTGATACTAGTGAAGTAACTAATATGGCATCCATGTTTAATGGTTGTCAGTTGTTAACTAGTTTAGATGTATCTCATTTCGATACCAGTCAAGTAACTGATATGCAATATATGTTTCAAAGCTGTGATTCACTAACTTCTTTACATGTTGAACATTTTGATACCAGTAAGGTTACTAATATGGCTGGAATGTTTTATCGTGATTCATCATTAACTGGTTTAGATGTATCTAATTTTGATACCAGCCAAGTTACTAATATTGCTTCGATGTTTGCTACGTGCCAATTATTAACTAATATCGATGTAAGTCATTTTAATACCAGTAAAGTAACTAATATGGCAGGACTATTTAATGGCTGCATGAATTTATTATCAGTTAACGTAACAGGTTTTGACACTACTCACGTGACTAATATGGCTTACATGTTTGCTTATTGCAAGCAGTTTACTAATTTAGATATTTTAAACTTTGACACTAGTGAAGTAACCGATATGCAATATATGTTTTATTGGTGCGGAAAAATGACCGATTTAAAATTTGATCCGGATAAGTTTAAAACAAATAAAGTAACTAACATGGCTCAGATGTTCAGACTATGCTACGTATTAAAAAGTTTGGACGTTAGTAAGTTTGATACTAGTAAGGTGACAAATATGCAACTTATGTTTGCTGATTGTTCCGCTTTGAAAGAATTGGACGTTAGTCACTTTGACACTAGTAATTCTACAAATATTAATGGAATGTTTTCTGGTTGTGCAGGATTAACTAGTATAGATGTAAATCATTGGAACACTAATAAAGTCGATAATTTCAATAGTTTATTTCAGAGTTGTACCAAATTAACTAGTTTGGATTTAAGTAGTTTTAATATCAGGAGAACTCCCGGTTACCTTCGTACTTGGATTACTAAAAATACTCCCTCTCTTTGGAAATTAACGCTTGGACCGAATTCAGTAATTGAAGAAGCTCTACTTACCGATCCAGTTCGCGGAACTCAAATCAACGATTTGGATCAGCCAACACCAATTTACTATGCTACTAATCCACAATGGCAGGAATTAGGTACCGGAGGAACGCCTCACGATCCTAAGGGACCAACTCTTAAAGCGAGTCAAATTACGACTGATTCTGTAACCCGTCGCGACGTTAGAACTTATGTCTGGGATCAAACTGGATGGCAAACATTTTATACTTATGCATTAATTGATTTTGGATTCCAAAAACCAGCGTTTACCAATAAAGAAGTGAAAAGCACTAACCAGACTTTCACCGAAACTGATACAAGAAATGCTCGTCAAGGTAAAACTTGGAAGATTGAAGCCTCTGTTACTAAACCAATGCAATTGGATACGGACTCGACTAAATCCATTAGTGGAAACCCTCTTTGGTTTTACGATACAGACACTGGCAATAAGTACAATTTAACTTCAACTGCACAAACCGTTCACACGGGTGCTGCGGGTGCAGGTTATCAAGATAATATTTCAATACCTTGGAATTTAGCAATTAAAACTAACCCAATTGATATTCCAGCAACCGGTCACTATACTGGTCAAGTTACATTTACGCTCGTAAACGATTCTGGAATTTAATGAATTTGAGAAATTATGAGGCAAGTGGACTAAGTTGAGCTGGTGTTGCAGCACCGGCTCTTTTTGTACTTAAATTATATATCGTTCTTCAAGCACTTCTATAAAATTATCATTTTGGTATACTATTTCAGTAAGAAGTTTTGAGGGCGGTGGCTGTGAAATTTCGAAAGGTGGTGGTTTTTATGAACCTAAATCTTATGGAAAGGAAACAGCGTCTTGGATACGTTCCAGGTATTATCTTTGCTGTTCTCGTTTGGTCTACTCGTCGTAGCCATTCTAGATCAGAAAAACAGATAACGAAAAAAGCCGTCCTATACAAAAACTTTGACAAGTTTATAGGACGACTGTAAGTTTTATAAATTTAGTCACCGCCTTTGAAGCGGCTTACACTGGAGCTGGTGTTACCGCACCAGCTCTTTTTGTACTTAAATTATATAATGTAATCCATTGTTCTTCAAGTATTTCTATAGAATTATCATTTTGGTATACTAATTCAGTAAGAAGTTTTGAGGGCGGTGGCTGTGAAATTTCGAAAGGTGGTGGTTTTATGAACCTAAATCTTTGTTATTGGCGCAACGTCTTGGATACGTTCCAAGTTTTATCTTTGCTGTTCTCGTTTGGTCTACTCATCGTAGCCATTCTGGAACACAAAGAAAAATAAAAAAAACCGTCCTACCTAAACTTGGGTCAGTTTATAGGACGATTTTACTAATCTAATATAATGAGCCACCGCCTTTGAAGCGGCTTACACTGGAGCTGGTGTTTGAGCATCGGCTCTTTTTATACCTAAATTATATAATGTAATGGATTGTTCTTCAAGCGCTTCTATAAAATTATCATTTGGTATACTAATTCAGTAAGAAGTTTTGAGGGCGGTGGCTGTGAAATTTCGAAAGGTGGTGGTTTTATGAACCTAAATCTTATAGAAAGGAACAGCATTCTTGGATACGTTCCAAGTGTTAACTCTGCTGATCTCGTTTGGTCTACTTATCGTAGCCATTTTAGATCACAAAAGTAGATAACAAAAAGCCGTCCTATGTAAAACTTTGGAGAGTTTATAGGATGGCTTAATCCATTTTTATAATATCGCCACCGCCTTTGAAGCGGCTTACATTGGAGCTGATGTTAGCGCATCGGCTCTTTTTGTACTTAAATATATAATGTAAAACAAACTTATTCAAGGAATGCAAATTCCAAGTGTTAACTTTTCTATTTTTGGTCTACTCGTCGTAGCCATCCTAGAACATAAAGAAAAATAAAAAAACCATTCTATACATAAACTTTGGCAATACTAGGATAGCATAATAATATTCTATGATCAAGAATTACACTTCTATAAAAAATAGGACTCGGTATGTTGCCCCGAATCCTACTTAAACGTGTAGAGAATTTATGAAATTTAATGTATTAATATGATTTATAACTTGCGTAGTCGCCTTGAATCCATTGATCCTTACCGACTTTATAGAAGCCGTTCTGCTTACCGCTTGTCTTCCATGATGTGCCGTGTTTTAATTTACGACCAGTATAGAAGCCGCCAGTTGTTCCAGCACTCTTCCAAAGGTTAACACCGTAACCTTTCTTATAGACAATTTTAACTTCACCTTTGAGAGGAGTTATTGTATTAATTGGACTGAATGTTACGTATTTTCCATTGATCCACTGATTAGTTCCGACCTTGTAGAAAGTGTCGCCATTAGCATTAACTGCTTTTTGACTGATCTTCCATGAAGTGCCGTGAGCTAATCTCTGACCTTTTGCACCAGTTGCTGGAGCAGTGTAAACCATAATACCATATCCTGGAGTATAGTTGATATATCCAACTGCCTTCATATCATTCATCGTCCAGTCTGTTGTTGATTCTTTCGGTAAAACTGTAACGTTACGAACCATTGTTGTTACTGCACCACTAGTGCTTACTGCTTTATAGGTCAACTGATAGATCCCAGGTGTATTTGTATCAACATTTCCGCTAACTGTGACTTGTGGTGTTCCGTCACTGTTTTTAGCAATGCCTTCAAAATTAGGTAACTTGCTGTAGTCGCCGCTGTAATTGTTGAAAATTGCCCATGAGCCTACAACTTTGTAGTCATTCTGGTTAAAGCTTTCACCAACCTTAATTGTTGAATCTTTAGAATTTTGAAAGGCAAAAACTGGTGCTGATGCATCACTAACAGTAACTGGTACTGTAATGCTTGCAGTGTCTTTAGCATTGTCAGGTTAGTATATATAAACTACTGGATAAGTACCGGGTTTTGTAATATCTAATTTGCTGACGTCAGCTGTTAGAGCAGAGAAGGGGATTCCTTTGATAGTAGTCTTGCCATCTGCTGTTTTAAGGTCTGCACTTCCACGGTAAAAGTCGCCGGAAAAACTATTAATTGCGTTGTTATAATCGCCACTGTTATCAATGTAACCCATTGGCCATTGAGCGTATGAATTTTTAGTATCAGAATTACTAATTCCGAAACCGCCATACAAGTAGAGTGGGAGCTTACGCCAGAACCAGAATCAGTTTGGTTAAAGCTGCCGTCATTTTGCTGCCAGCTGCCAAGGAATGAACTAACAAGAATCTGCTGTAATTTATTTGTTGAAACTTTACCAGTTGCGTCAACTAAATCTGGATTGCCAGCAGTAAGAGTTGTGCTTAACAAGTTTTTAAAACTATCAGGGACGTCTGATGTTTTTAAAACAGCACCGTCATCGTAAGTTGTTGTGTAAGGACGTAAGCTTACATTAAATGGATCATTTCCGCTGCTTAAATCTGTAGTTGAAAATGATGGTTTTGTATCTTGCTTAGTAGGAGCAGGAACTGCTTCTTTATCATAAACAACGACGTTAATGCGAGCTTGACCGGCGTTTGTTTTAACACGAGGTAATGATGCTTCAAGCCATTTAGTGTTTTTAACAGTTTGAACTGATTTACCAGTAACTTTAGCAACTTCGTTTGCTAAAGCATCAACTGTTGTTCCTTGCTTTTCAGCTGCTTCATCAAGTGAAACTAATTTGTAACCATTATCGGCTGTGAATTCGTTTTTAACTTTAGGATCTGCTAATTGATTTGCGGGATTTTGGGTAGGATCATTATTTTAGCTGTAAATTCGATAATCTTTTCAGCATTAACTTCTGGATTAGTTCCTTTCGAAGCTGGATAAGTTACTCCATTAATTGTGAGGTCGGTTCCACCAGGATCACTAACCATATCTGTTGAAACAGGTCCTACAGAGAAGTCTTGTGATACGAAGAAACGGCTGTTGTTTGTGTAAGTTTTTGCTTCCCCAGTACTTAAATCGTTAGCAAAATATCCGTTAGGATTATTGTAAAGATTAGAGTTGAAATATGCTCTCGTTGATGCTGCAGTTTGAGCAAGGTGATTACCTATTAAAAACCTTTTAATTGTATAGTCACCAGAACCATCAGGAGCTAGTTCAAAATATCCAGAATAGTAATACTTGGCTTCAAAATTAGGTGAATCCACAGCTGACAAAGTTTTCTTTTCAAAACTATCTGAATTTATTCCACCTGCTTGATTAGGATCTTTTGTGATGTTTATATTATATAAAGGCTCAGGTTTATCTGTAGGAACAAATGTGTCACCCTGCGCTTCTTTAGTTGTCTTATTTTATCCCATGTTTGAACAAAATATTGGGAATTATCCCAAACTTCCATTTTGTCATAAGGGTTATTGAAGTTTAAGTTTCTCCGTTCAAACCATTTTCTAGGCCAATGTTTTTTCCATTCATAACCCATTTCTGATTTGATCCATTGATAACAAGTCCCCCTGGCCCATTTATTTTACCAGTACCTATACCTATACCAGAATTATCAATAGTTGATTGACCAATTTCTTTTCCAGTAGTAGAGCCAGAACCATAACTACTATCTGTATCTGATCCTACTGCTCCAATTTTACCAAAGTTCCTGACGTACCCGCTGGAATCATGATTTTATTTCCAGTATTTACACTAGGAAGTCCTACTGATCCTGATGTTCCATTTATCATCGTATTAAAATCAATTGTCAAGATATTGGTAGAATCAGATGGCAAACCCTTCTTAAATGTTCCTGCCCAGAAGAATACGGGATTAGTTCCACTTGGAGTTGCATCAAACTCATATGTAGAAGGATTATAATTACCAACAAAAATAGGTGATATATTTTCAGAAAGTTTTATATTTTTTGGATCGTCTTTTGCTTCCTGATTATTAGGATTTGATAAATCAAGATATTCTTGAGGCTGAACGGTTGAATTTGCGGTAGAAACTGTTTCATCAAGCGTTTTACCATCAACAGTTTTTGCACCTGCACTACTTACAACTGTAGAGTACGGGTTATTGTAAGACTTATAAAGCCAAGCAGAAACAGGTGTTTCGTATGTAAAGCTTTTTTTGATTTGAGCATTTACATCAGTACCAGAGAAACTACCATTATTTGCGATTTTACTTGCAATATCATCGACATTATTATCTTTTAAAGAAGGACTATTTGTAACAAAATGGTTAGCATCATAAGCTTCTTTAAAATAATCAGACGGTTGGAATAAATGTGTAACTTTTCCGACATTAGTTGCTTTTTCACTATTATCATCTAAAACTCCAGCGACCTTACTTTTTAAATCGGTCATATTTTTTGCGTGGCCCAAAGAAACATCATCTGAATCAAAAGGTGTCGCTTCCGATTGTTTAACTCCTGGTAAAGAAGCTGCAGACTTATTAGTAAATTTTCCAGTCTTACTTGGGTCAAAAAGTTCATTTGTATCAATCATACGTGTATTCATTTTGGTAGTATTGTAGCTTTGACCAAACCAACCATTTCTTGAGTTAAATGGCCCATTGTATTCACGATTTTCATTTATCGTAGAAAAAAGAAAAAGCTGGGTTATCAGGACCATTAATTCCAGTATTAATACTGTCAGCAAAGTTATATAATGAGTCACTACCTGAACCGTTTGCTTTAGCAACTCCTGTACTTTCGTAAAAATGATCATAGAAACATCTTTCCAAGTGTTACTGCCTGTAGGTGCTCCTGCAATTTCGTTATCAGCACCGGCGTCAGCAGGCATTTTGGCCGCTTGAACAGCCTTCATTGGAGCTGATTCGCGAAGAGAGTTGTTCCCATCAAGCTTACGGTCAGCAATTAATTTAGCAACTTGCTTTGCAGTTGTGCCGCGAGGTACAACGATTGTTCCTGCACCATCATCTTTAGCATTAGCATTTTTTGTACCGCTAGCCCAAAAAGTTGACTGCTTTGAAAAATTAAGGTTATCAATTGTGGACTGAGAAGCAGTAGTCATATTAAGGCCAGCGATCTCGCCATTACCGTTTTTATTGTCAAGGGCATAAACACTATTATCAACGTAATTATTAAGCTTCATGCCGTCAGCACCCTTAGGGAGGGTCTTATTGTTAAGTTTGAAGATTGCTGTTGCCTTTTTGCCTGTTGACTTACTTTGAGCAACAATTGTAATACTGCTTGTTGATTCACGAATGATATTAGCTTCGTTTTGCGAAACGTTGTCGTAACCATTCAAATAAATCTGAGCGTAAGCATCATCCGGGTCGCCAAAGAAAGCTGAGCCTAAAACGTCAGAAACATTTTTTCCAATCTGTGCAGCGTGATCGGCTGGATTTCTTTGATTTTGCCTGCAATAACAGAATTTCCATCACTATCAGTTGGATCTTGATCTCCGTCAACTGCGTCTTGTTCAAGTTTTGCACCAGACCTGACTTAGAATTGTTAAAATTAAGAATTTGCGCAATAAATCCTAAGGCAACGGGATATTTATCATAAGTAGTTTTATATTCAGAGCGAATATCGTTAAGGTTACCTACAGTATCGTTA
Proteins encoded in this window:
- a CDS encoding putative holin-like toxin — its product is MDTFQVLSLLFSFGLLVVAILDQKNR
- a CDS encoding DUF2922 domain-containing protein, encoding MAKVLQLKFKNEAGKNTSMSFTYVNDNLSRETVAKAMEDLAALDLFKDKDGNLLYKTPVSAKYVETTETEVVPAN
- a CDS encoding putative holin-like toxin, with translation MNLNLCYWRNVLDTFQVLSLLFSFGLLIVAILEHKEK
- a CDS encoding immunoglobulin-like domain-containing protein, which translates into the protein MTVPVTVSDASAPVFAFQNSKDSTIKVGESFNQNDYKVVGSWAIFNNYSGDYSKLPNFEGIAKNSDGTPQVTVSGNVDTNTPGIYQLTYKAVSTSGAVTTMVRNVTVLPKESTTDWTMNDMKAVGYINYTPGYGIMVYTAPATGAKGQRLAHGTSWKISQKAVNANGDTFYKVGTNQWINGKYVTFSPINTITPLKGEVKIVYKKGYGVNLWKSAGTTGGFYTGRKLKHGTSWKTSGKQNGFYKVGKDQWIQGDYASYKSY
- a CDS encoding BspA family leucine-rich repeat surface protein, whose product is MNWKKAKLPLIFIVGFMVLFAFSSIMPRENSRADNLTSSNNSSKTSANSAKSLSQKGKLMPQGRSGVSPQTLGTVVKTNDFRLKVDNQINVSNQPFEVLDWDSVPDISDGYVIQRTNDSTLPTNDALWQIPPTNYGKHITILNVYPDNCNYLQTWMNQIDPGTGQPVSMGLINVVPVSFADFNSNPNQYLKDAAGNYQYDGVYFGSEDGNGGNGPNNDLNATSYAATVAYGQTGRSIILGHDTVYYPHTYLAQFGPSLGLKILPGYPSSGGNVGLGSTKVKFSMDGFLNQYPYKFTLDQTLEIKFSHSSGQYYLYQGGAQKWMEYEPPFSFAGEAKDINYLDENNNQVPGDDGHRIADNNFYLVTKNNYAMIQTGHSIFNGMSACTPDEAKIIANMIYYTSTLNMTTHGEDHTVKDSAAPEKPTTTVTTDNDKATITIKAADLGTDYFYRVKAKTASATKYSDVVKSTITSGLKGYVYQIDNNPNGVVTPIKDVNGEVSNLNLMPDGTGSGTVNVNRADGINKYLHVIAVDKNNNFDPAKMQTINLSDYLWWNVDSNNVLTIYPHELNWDRDHVNWVDTSGYTQQDWPWYPKHSVLNTEIVKAIISPGVTARGSLIKLFSPLRKMTSIEGLEMLDTSEVTNMASMFNGCQLLTSLDVSHFDTSQVTDMQYMFQSCDSLTSLHVEHFDTSKVTNMAGMFYRDSSLTGLDVSNFDTSQVTNIASMFATCQLLTNIDVSHFNTSKVTNMAGLFNGCMNLLSVNVTGFDTTHVTNMAYMFAYCKQFTNLDILNFDTSEVTDMQYMFYWCGKMTDLKFDPDKFKTNKVTNMAQMFRLCYVLKSLDVSKFDTSKVTNMQLMFADCSALKELDVSHFDTSNSTNINGMFSGCAGLTSIDVNHWNTNKVDNFNSLFQSCTKLTSLDLSSFNIRRTPGYLRTWITKNTPSLWKLTLGPNSVIEEALLTDPVRGTQINDLDQPTPIYYATNPQWQELGTGGTPHDPKGPTLKASQITTDSVTRRDVRTYVWDQTGWQTFYTYALIDFGFQKPAFTNKEVKSTNQTFTETDTRNARQGKTWKIEASVTKPMQLDTDSTKSISGNPLWFYDTDTGNKYNLTSTAQTVHTGAAGAGYQDNISIPWNLAIKTNPIDIPATGHYTGQVTFTLVNDSGI
- a CDS encoding putative holin-like toxin; the protein is MDTFQVLTLLISFGLLIVAILDHKSR